A single window of Streptomyces griseoviridis DNA harbors:
- a CDS encoding helix-turn-helix transcriptional regulator translates to MAVAVRPGQKLTVDEVCAELQIAKSTFYDWRQKGRGPRCIRLPNGSLRIRRGDFENWLTDCEDRL, encoded by the coding sequence ATGGCGGTAGCGGTTCGACCTGGGCAAAAGCTGACGGTTGACGAGGTCTGCGCCGAGCTGCAGATTGCCAAGTCGACCTTCTATGACTGGCGGCAGAAGGGGCGTGGACCGCGCTGCATTCGGCTTCCCAACGGCTCACTCCGGATACGGCGCGGCGATTTCGAAAACTGGCTTACTGATTGTGAGGATCGTCTTTGA
- a CDS encoding tyrosine-type recombinase/integrase, which translates to MIDSTFDVRVYSIERRERANGYTYKVVWKVGAKKHSKTYSTKALADARRSDLLTAVKRGEPFSLETGLPISHSSKAAETNWYDFALDFVDKTWPHSSGNTRKNLAKAMTTATVALLRTTPQFEAVFVRTALREWAFNTKRRTNPDEPIPDDVRVVLDWVQRNTLPMSAWEKTEKVDAVVTALGTLLDGTAAAASSVTRNRRIMNLAMEYAVRHGILRSNPLPKGKGKGEGGGAPKVAQAIDKRSLLNQEQVAALLDWIGRRPRHAAVYQAFFATLCYAGLRPEEAVALRVADAYLPEPGAVDEDGEPVWGEFVVHEAQPEVGSQWTDTGDPHEQRYLKGRADGDTRTVPIHPDLVALLRTVVERHKLGPADLLFPGERKGGMLAGSVFRRLWDKARKAVLAPHEYESPAGRRVYDCRHICLTAWLNEGIPPAQVAAWAGNSVPVLLAIYARCIGGRQSDYLKRIVGIRYVSAA; encoded by the coding sequence TTGATAGACAGTACGTTTGACGTCCGGGTCTACAGCATCGAGCGGCGCGAGCGAGCCAACGGGTACACCTATAAGGTAGTTTGGAAGGTCGGTGCCAAGAAGCACAGCAAGACCTACAGCACCAAAGCACTTGCGGATGCTCGCCGCTCGGATCTGCTGACTGCGGTCAAGCGTGGTGAACCCTTCAGCCTCGAAACTGGACTGCCCATATCGCACTCCAGCAAGGCGGCGGAGACCAACTGGTACGACTTTGCTCTTGACTTCGTCGATAAGACGTGGCCCCACTCCTCGGGTAATACTCGAAAGAACCTCGCCAAGGCGATGACCACAGCAACTGTCGCCCTTCTCCGGACTACGCCGCAGTTCGAGGCGGTCTTCGTTCGCACGGCACTGCGCGAGTGGGCCTTCAATACCAAGCGGCGGACCAACCCGGATGAGCCCATCCCTGATGACGTCCGAGTCGTCCTCGACTGGGTTCAGCGGAACACCCTGCCGATGTCTGCCTGGGAGAAGACCGAGAAGGTCGACGCAGTCGTCACCGCACTAGGAACGCTACTGGACGGCACCGCAGCCGCAGCCAGCTCCGTCACCCGAAACCGGCGGATCATGAACCTGGCAATGGAGTACGCCGTGCGACACGGCATCCTCCGGTCGAACCCGCTCCCGAAAGGGAAGGGCAAGGGGGAGGGCGGTGGTGCTCCCAAGGTGGCCCAGGCCATCGACAAGCGCTCGCTGCTGAATCAGGAGCAGGTAGCGGCTCTCCTGGACTGGATCGGCCGCCGCCCGCGCCACGCAGCTGTCTACCAGGCGTTCTTCGCCACGCTCTGCTACGCCGGCCTCCGCCCCGAGGAAGCCGTTGCCCTACGCGTAGCTGACGCTTACCTCCCGGAGCCTGGCGCCGTGGACGAAGACGGCGAACCGGTCTGGGGGGAGTTCGTGGTGCACGAGGCCCAGCCGGAGGTCGGCAGTCAATGGACCGATACGGGGGACCCGCACGAACAGCGGTACCTGAAGGGTCGAGCTGACGGAGACACGCGCACCGTGCCAATCCACCCCGATCTTGTCGCCCTGCTGCGGACGGTCGTCGAGCGTCACAAGCTGGGGCCGGCCGACTTGCTCTTCCCGGGGGAGCGGAAGGGGGGCATGCTGGCGGGGTCCGTCTTCCGACGACTCTGGGACAAGGCGCGTAAGGCAGTCCTTGCGCCGCACGAGTACGAGTCCCCGGCTGGCAGACGGGTGTACGACTGCCGTCATATCTGTCTGACCGCGTGGCTGAATGAAGGTATCCCCCCGGCCCAGGTAGCTGCGTGGGCGGGCAACAGCGTGCCGGTCCTGCTCGCGATCTACGCCCGGTGCATCGGCGGTCGACAATCCGATTACTTGAAACGGATTGTCGGTATCCGCTACGTATCGGCAGCATGA
- a CDS encoding site-specific integrase: MSVDVMDEEWLLSMEQVRSLLECIRGHAGVDHSVYPFMLTVAEQALRPGEARALRVRDVVLPDGDAGELTTRHRGVAREIPLQPRFVEFLREWISGAGLREDDLLFPGTRGGPLPTSVCQRVWQQAQEAVLPRDELYSWRLGEPISILRESRLAEWLRMGNSFFAVAELAGVTPEWLALRYPYCFRQGDADIDWNHLAKATALPKVKR; this comes from the coding sequence GTGTCTGTCGACGTAATGGACGAAGAATGGTTGCTTTCCATGGAGCAGGTTCGATCGCTGCTCGAGTGCATACGTGGGCACGCGGGTGTCGATCACTCGGTGTACCCCTTCATGCTCACCGTGGCGGAACAGGCGCTGCGTCCGGGCGAGGCTCGCGCCTTGCGAGTCCGCGACGTGGTGCTTCCGGACGGTGATGCGGGAGAGTTGACAACCCGTCACCGAGGAGTAGCGCGGGAGATCCCGCTCCAGCCCAGGTTCGTTGAGTTCCTGCGGGAGTGGATCAGTGGGGCTGGTCTGCGGGAGGACGATCTGCTGTTTCCTGGCACGCGCGGTGGGCCGCTCCCGACTTCCGTGTGCCAGCGGGTGTGGCAGCAGGCTCAAGAGGCCGTCCTGCCCCGAGATGAGCTGTACTCGTGGCGCCTGGGGGAGCCCATCTCCATCCTCCGTGAGTCCCGCTTGGCGGAGTGGCTGAGGATGGGCAACTCGTTTTTCGCTGTCGCCGAGTTGGCCGGCGTAACCCCGGAATGGCTGGCGCTGCGCTACCCGTACTGCTTCCGCCAGGGAGATGCCGACATCGACTGGAATCACTTGGCCAAGGCCACGGCCCTTCCGAAGGTCAAGCGGTAA
- a CDS encoding helix-turn-helix transcriptional regulator gives MAGAALPVLLPPGRCRHRLESLGQGHGPSEGQAVKRPAPADPRSAGAYRTPSSVSPSSFRRLCSVASALHAQAPPRYESPSRTPHGEPLIPAQTLRVPSTAPSSSVAVRTAFLTVKDAADYLGLSPHTLYVWRHRRQGPPSFRMGPRGRVMYRVEALDAWVREQEQADSRSNPALSPLSVRSQERSARFASA, from the coding sequence ATGGCTGGCGCTGCGCTACCCGTACTGCTTCCGCCAGGGAGATGCCGACATCGACTGGAATCACTTGGCCAAGGCCACGGCCCTTCCGAAGGTCAAGCGGTAAAGCGGCCCGCTCCGGCTGATCCACGGAGTGCGGGTGCCTACCGAACCCCTTCCTCCGTCTCGCCGTCGTCATTTCGACGACTCTGTTCCGTGGCGAGCGCCCTCCATGCGCAGGCGCCGCCGCGATATGAGTCCCCAAGCCGCACACCCCACGGAGAACCTCTCATTCCTGCACAAACATTGCGTGTTCCATCCACTGCTCCGAGTTCTTCGGTCGCCGTACGCACGGCCTTCCTGACCGTGAAGGACGCCGCCGATTACCTCGGCCTCTCACCCCACACCCTCTACGTCTGGCGCCACCGTCGGCAGGGACCGCCGAGCTTCCGCATGGGCCCCCGGGGCCGCGTCATGTACAGGGTGGAAGCGCTCGACGCCTGGGTCCGTGAACAGGAGCAGGCCGACTCCCGCTCCAATCCGGCCCTCAGCCCGCTCAGTGTCCGTTCCCAGGAGCGTTCCGCCCGCTTTGCCAGCGCCTGA
- a CDS encoding tyrosine-type recombinase/integrase: protein MKKRPNPKTGKRDRTALYGKCTRYRVKGIPGVKDRSFDALQDAKTWLAQAQTDARRGEFVDPRDGAISLKDYIATHWWPTQSGDPSTIERIEQRVRRHIVPHLGAQPLNAIGTEVLRHWKKRLEKDLGPTSIRLVWATLSSVLQAAVEDRRLGRNPCRSSTVGPPAATPGRVEAWPPERVLAVRAAMPDRYRLLLVIGAGLGLRQGEALGLSADDIDFEKEVVHVRRQVKMVRTKLCFALPKGRKVRDVPLPPSVARAIRQHMERFAPVPVTLPWDDPTPAETPVEAKHRRPRTYSLLVTGRERKAINRNYFNSYVWKPALAAAGVIAPLEEGSTDGARVWEPSREHGFHALRHFFASEELEAGESVVSLARWLGHSDPGFTLRKYSHFLPRAGARGTAAIDAIFA, encoded by the coding sequence CTGAAGAAGCGCCCGAACCCGAAAACCGGCAAGCGCGACCGCACCGCCCTGTACGGCAAGTGCACCCGCTACCGCGTCAAGGGCATCCCCGGTGTGAAGGACCGGTCCTTCGACGCCCTCCAGGACGCCAAGACCTGGCTCGCCCAGGCTCAGACCGACGCCCGCCGAGGCGAGTTCGTCGATCCCCGCGATGGGGCCATCTCCCTCAAGGACTACATCGCGACCCACTGGTGGCCCACCCAGAGCGGTGACCCGTCCACGATCGAGCGGATCGAGCAGAGGGTACGCCGGCACATCGTTCCCCACCTGGGTGCTCAGCCGCTGAACGCCATCGGCACGGAAGTCCTGCGCCACTGGAAGAAGCGGTTGGAGAAGGACCTCGGTCCGACCTCGATCCGTCTGGTCTGGGCGACGCTCTCCAGCGTCCTCCAGGCCGCCGTCGAGGACCGTCGCCTCGGACGCAACCCGTGCCGCTCCAGCACGGTCGGCCCGCCGGCCGCCACCCCCGGCAGGGTCGAGGCGTGGCCGCCCGAACGGGTCCTGGCGGTACGGGCGGCCATGCCGGACCGCTACCGACTCCTCCTCGTGATCGGAGCAGGTCTTGGGCTCCGCCAAGGGGAGGCGCTCGGGCTCTCAGCGGATGACATCGACTTCGAGAAGGAAGTCGTCCACGTCCGGCGGCAGGTCAAGATGGTGCGGACGAAGCTGTGTTTCGCGCTTCCCAAGGGACGCAAGGTCAGGGACGTGCCGTTGCCGCCCAGCGTGGCTCGGGCCATCCGGCAGCACATGGAGCGGTTCGCGCCGGTGCCGGTCACGCTGCCCTGGGACGACCCGACTCCTGCCGAGACGCCGGTGGAAGCCAAACACCGGCGGCCGAGGACCTACAGCCTCCTGGTGACGGGACGCGAGCGGAAGGCCATCAACCGGAACTACTTCAACTCCTACGTGTGGAAGCCCGCTCTGGCTGCGGCAGGCGTGATCGCTCCGCTGGAGGAGGGCAGCACCGACGGCGCTCGCGTGTGGGAGCCGTCCCGGGAGCACGGCTTCCACGCTCTGCGCCACTTCTTCGCCTCCGAGGAACTGGAGGCTGGCGAATCGGTTGTCTCCCTGGCACGCTGGCTGGGGCACTCCGATCCCGGGTTCACGCTGCGGAAGTACTCCCACTTCCTGCCCCGCGCCGGCGCACGGGGCACCGCCGCCATCGACGCGATCTTCGCGTAG
- a CDS encoding helix-turn-helix domain-containing protein, producing the protein MADDYLVRIGKLIRDARQHRGWTQTQLAEALGTSQSAVNRIERGNQNISLEMIARIGEALDSEIVSLGYAGPMHLRVVGRRRLSGAIDVKTSKNACVALLCASLLNKGRTVLRRVARIEEVYRLLEVLNSIGVRTRWINDGVDLELVPPAEIDMNAIDAEAAVRTRSIIMFLGPLLHRMDRFKLPYAGGCDLGTRTIEPHMIALRRFGLDVAATEGQYHATVNHAVRPDRPIVLTERGDTVTENALLAAARHAGVTVIRNASSNYMVQDLCFFLEALGVRVEGIGTTTLTVHGVANIDTDVDYSPSEDPVEAMSLLAAAVVTESELTVRRVPIEFLEIELAVLEEMGLDHDRTPEYVADNGRTRLVDLTVRPSKLEAPIDKIHPMPFPGLNIDNVPFFAAIAAVAEGKTLIHDWVYDNRAIYLTDLNRLGGRLQLLDPHRVLVEGPTRWRAAEMMCPPALRPAVVVLLAMMAAEGTSVLRNVYVINRGYEDLAERLNSVGAQIEIFRDI; encoded by the coding sequence ATGGCAGACGACTACCTCGTACGCATCGGCAAGCTCATCCGTGACGCCCGGCAACACCGTGGCTGGACACAGACGCAGCTCGCGGAGGCGCTCGGCACCAGCCAGAGTGCCGTCAACCGCATCGAGCGCGGCAACCAGAACATCAGCCTTGAGATGATCGCCCGAATCGGTGAAGCCCTGGACAGCGAGATCGTGTCGCTGGGATACGCGGGCCCGATGCATCTGCGGGTGGTCGGCCGCCGTCGGCTGTCCGGTGCCATCGACGTCAAGACGAGCAAGAACGCGTGCGTGGCCCTGCTCTGCGCGTCGCTTCTCAACAAGGGCCGCACGGTACTACGTCGGGTCGCCCGGATCGAGGAGGTGTACCGCCTGCTCGAGGTGCTCAACTCGATCGGTGTGCGCACCCGTTGGATCAACGACGGTGTGGACCTGGAGCTGGTGCCGCCCGCCGAGATCGACATGAACGCCATCGACGCCGAGGCGGCCGTGCGGACGCGGTCGATCATCATGTTCCTCGGCCCGCTGCTGCACCGCATGGACCGCTTCAAGCTGCCGTACGCGGGCGGTTGCGACCTCGGCACCCGCACCATCGAGCCGCACATGATCGCGCTGCGCCGGTTCGGTCTCGACGTCGCCGCCACCGAGGGCCAGTACCACGCGACGGTCAACCACGCGGTCCGCCCCGACCGGCCGATCGTCCTGACCGAGCGCGGCGACACCGTCACCGAGAACGCGCTGCTGGCCGCCGCCCGGCACGCCGGCGTCACGGTCATCCGGAACGCGTCGTCCAACTACATGGTCCAGGACCTGTGTTTCTTCCTGGAGGCGCTGGGGGTGCGGGTCGAGGGCATCGGCACGACGACCCTGACCGTGCACGGTGTCGCGAACATCGACACCGATGTGGACTACTCCCCCTCCGAGGACCCGGTGGAGGCGATGAGCCTGCTGGCCGCCGCGGTCGTGACGGAGTCGGAGCTGACGGTGCGCCGGGTGCCGATCGAGTTCCTGGAGATCGAGCTGGCGGTCCTGGAGGAGATGGGCCTCGACCACGACCGCACGCCCGAGTACGTCGCCGACAACGGCCGCACCCGGCTGGTGGACCTCACGGTCCGGCCCTCCAAGCTGGAGGCGCCGATCGACAAGATCCACCCGATGCCGTTCCCGGGCCTGAACATCGACAACGTCCCGTTCTTCGCGGCGATCGCGGCGGTCGCGGAGGGCAAGACGCTCATCCACGACTGGGTCTACGACAACCGGGCGATCTACCTGACCGACCTGAACCGCCTGGGCGGCCGCCTCCAACTCCTGGACCCGCACCGCGTGTTGGTGGAGGGCCCGACCCGCTGGCGAGCGGCGGAGATGATGTGCCCACCGGCCCTGCGCCCCGCGGTGGTGGTCCTCCTGGCGATGATGGCAGCGGAGGGCACGTCGGTCCTGCGCAACGTCTATGTCATCAACCGGGGTTACGAGGACCTCGCGGAGCGGCTGAACTCGGTGGGGGCGCAGATCGAGATCTTCCGGGACATTTGA
- a CDS encoding DUF4236 domain-containing protein gives MPLTFRKSFRILPGVRLNINKRSWSITSGGKKGPHYTHSSTGRRTTSMDLPGPFGWRRTTKSRRK, from the coding sequence GTGCCTCTGACCTTCCGCAAGAGTTTCCGGATCCTGCCCGGCGTGCGGTTGAACATCAACAAGCGCTCGTGGTCCATCACCTCGGGCGGCAAGAAGGGCCCGCACTACACGCACAGCAGCACGGGCCGCCGGACGACGTCCATGGACCTGCCGGGCCCGTTCGGCTGGCGGCGCACCACGAAGTCCCGCAGGAAGTGA
- the acnA gene encoding aconitate hydratase AcnA, with protein sequence MSANSFDARSTLQVGDESYEIFRLDKVEGSARLPYSLKVLLENLLRTEDGANITADHIRALGGWDSQAQPSQEIQFTPARVIMQDFTGVPCVVDLATMREAVKELGGDAAKINPLAPAELVIDHSVIADKFGTHEAFAQNVELEYGRNRERYQFLRWGQTAFDEFKVVPPGTGIVHQVNIEHLARTVMVRGGQAYPDTLVGTDSHTTMVNGLGVLGWGVGGIEAEAAMLGQPVSMLIPRVVGFKLTGELKPGTTATDLVLTITEMLRKHGVVGKFVEFYGEGVAATSLANRATIGNMSPEFGSTAAIFPIDDETLKYLRLTGRSEQQVALVESYAKEQGLWLDPKAEPDFSEKLELDLSTVVPSIAGPKRPQDRIVLANASQQFALDVRNYVDSADEAGKESFPASDAPATTNGVPSSPVTVTAPDGSTYQLDHGAVTVAAITSCTNTSNPYVMVAAALVAKKAVEKGLTRKPWVKTTLAPGSKVVTDYFDKAGLTPYLDKVGFNLVGYGCTTCIGNSGPLPEEVSKAVNDHDLAVTSVLSGNRNFEGRINPDVKMNYLASPPLVVAYALAGSMKIDITKDALGTDQDGKPVFLADVWPTEAEVNDVVANAIGEDMFNKSYQDVFAGDAQWQSLPIPTGNTFEWDPQSTYVRKPPYFEGMTMEITPVSDIAGARVLAKLGDSVTTDHISPAGAIKADTPAGKYLTEHGVERRDFNSYGSRRGNHEVMIRGTFANIRLRNQIAPGTEGGYTRDFTVDGAPVSFIYDASRNYIDQGIPLVVLAGKEYGSGSSRDWAAKGTALLGVKAVIAESYERIHRSNLIGMGVLPLQFPEGQSAEALGLTGEETFSFTGVEELNNGTTPRTVKVTTDTGVEFDAVVRIDTPGEADYYRNGGIMQYVLRSLIRK encoded by the coding sequence GTGTCGGCGAACAGCTTCGACGCCCGCAGCACGCTGCAGGTGGGCGACGAGTCGTACGAGATCTTCCGGCTGGACAAGGTGGAAGGCTCGGCTCGCCTTCCGTACAGCCTGAAGGTGCTGCTGGAGAACCTGCTCCGCACGGAGGACGGCGCGAACATCACCGCCGACCACATCCGGGCCCTCGGCGGCTGGGACTCCCAGGCCCAGCCCAGCCAGGAGATCCAGTTCACGCCCGCCCGCGTGATCATGCAGGACTTCACCGGCGTGCCCTGCGTCGTCGACCTCGCCACCATGCGCGAGGCCGTCAAGGAGCTGGGTGGCGACGCGGCGAAGATCAACCCGCTGGCGCCGGCCGAGCTGGTCATCGACCACTCCGTCATCGCCGACAAGTTCGGCACCCACGAGGCGTTCGCGCAGAACGTCGAGCTGGAGTACGGCCGCAACCGCGAGCGCTACCAGTTCCTGCGCTGGGGCCAGACCGCCTTCGACGAGTTCAAGGTCGTCCCGCCCGGCACCGGCATCGTCCACCAGGTCAACATCGAGCACCTCGCGCGCACCGTCATGGTCCGCGGCGGGCAGGCCTACCCCGACACCCTCGTCGGCACCGACTCCCACACCACCATGGTCAACGGACTCGGCGTCCTCGGCTGGGGCGTCGGCGGCATCGAGGCCGAGGCCGCGATGCTCGGCCAGCCGGTCTCCATGCTCATCCCGCGCGTCGTCGGCTTCAAGCTCACCGGTGAGCTGAAGCCCGGCACCACCGCCACCGACCTCGTGCTCACCATCACCGAGATGCTGCGCAAGCACGGCGTCGTCGGCAAGTTCGTCGAGTTCTACGGCGAGGGCGTCGCGGCCACGAGCCTCGCCAACCGCGCCACCATCGGCAACATGTCGCCGGAGTTCGGCTCCACCGCCGCGATCTTCCCGATCGACGACGAGACCCTCAAGTACCTGCGTCTGACCGGCCGTTCCGAGCAGCAGGTCGCGCTCGTCGAGTCGTACGCCAAGGAGCAGGGGCTCTGGCTCGACCCGAAGGCCGAGCCCGACTTCTCCGAGAAGCTGGAGCTCGACCTCTCGACGGTCGTCCCCTCCATCGCCGGCCCGAAGCGCCCGCAGGACCGCATCGTCCTCGCCAACGCCTCGCAGCAGTTTGCGCTCGACGTCCGCAACTACGTCGACTCCGCCGACGAGGCCGGCAAGGAGTCCTTCCCGGCCTCCGACGCCCCCGCGACCACCAACGGCGTCCCGTCCAGCCCGGTCACCGTGACCGCCCCCGACGGCTCGACCTACCAGCTCGACCACGGTGCGGTGACGGTCGCGGCCATCACCTCCTGCACCAACACGTCGAACCCGTACGTCATGGTCGCCGCCGCGCTCGTCGCGAAGAAGGCCGTGGAGAAGGGCCTGACCCGCAAGCCCTGGGTCAAGACCACCCTCGCCCCCGGCTCCAAGGTCGTCACCGACTACTTCGACAAGGCGGGTCTCACCCCGTACCTCGACAAGGTCGGCTTCAACCTCGTCGGCTACGGCTGCACCACCTGCATCGGCAACTCCGGCCCGCTGCCGGAGGAGGTCTCCAAGGCCGTCAACGACCATGACCTCGCGGTCACTTCGGTGCTCTCCGGCAACCGCAACTTCGAGGGCCGGATCAACCCCGACGTCAAGATGAACTACCTGGCGTCCCCGCCGCTGGTCGTCGCCTACGCCCTCGCCGGCTCCATGAAGATCGACATCACCAAGGACGCCCTCGGCACCGACCAGGACGGCAAGCCGGTCTTCCTCGCCGACGTCTGGCCGACCGAGGCCGAGGTCAACGACGTCGTCGCCAACGCCATCGGCGAGGACATGTTCAACAAGTCCTACCAGGACGTCTTCGCGGGCGATGCCCAGTGGCAGTCGCTGCCCATCCCCACTGGCAACACCTTCGAGTGGGACCCGCAGTCCACCTACGTGCGCAAGCCCCCGTACTTCGAGGGCATGACGATGGAGATCACCCCGGTCTCCGACATCGCCGGCGCCCGTGTCCTCGCCAAGCTGGGCGACTCGGTCACCACCGACCACATCTCCCCGGCCGGTGCGATCAAGGCCGACACCCCGGCCGGCAAGTACCTCACCGAGCACGGTGTGGAGCGTCGTGACTTCAACTCCTACGGCTCCCGCCGAGGCAACCACGAGGTCATGATCCGCGGCACGTTCGCCAACATCCGGCTGCGCAACCAGATCGCGCCCGGCACGGAGGGCGGCTACACCCGCGACTTCACCGTCGACGGCGCCCCGGTCTCGTTCATCTACGACGCCTCCCGCAACTACATCGACCAGGGCATTCCGCTGGTCGTCCTCGCGGGCAAGGAGTACGGTTCCGGCTCGTCCCGCGACTGGGCCGCCAAGGGCACCGCGCTCCTCGGCGTCAAGGCCGTCATCGCCGAGTCGTACGAGCGGATCCACCGCTCCAACCTCATCGGCATGGGCGTTCTGCCGCTCCAGTTCCCGGAGGGGCAGTCCGCGGAGGCGCTCGGGCTCACCGGCGAGGAGACCTTCTCCTTCACCGGGGTCGAGGAGCTGAACAACGGCACCACGCCGCGGACCGTCAAGGTCACCACCGACACCGGCGTCGAGTTCGACGCCGTCGTCCGCATCGACACGCCTGGTGAGGCCGACTACTACCGCAACGGCGGCATCATGCAGTACGTGCTGCGCAGCCTGATCCGCAAGTAG
- a CDS encoding lytic polysaccharide monooxygenase auxiliary activity family 9 protein — translation MSMKAFPTRARALLLVLVSLLATVPAMGLVLSTSGRAEAHGTPMKPASRTFLCWQDGLTDTGEIKPVNPACRAAQQVSGTTPFYNWFSVLRSDGAGRTKGFVPDGELCSGGNTNFTGFNLPRNDWPLTHLTSGASVDFSYNAWAAHPGWFYVYVTKDGFDPTKALTWNDMESTPFLSVDHPPLNGTPGTVEANYSWNGKLPAGKSGRHIIYMVWQRSDSAETFYSCSDVVFDGGNGEVTGIHDPGNPSEPVPGKCVASRRTTGSWSGGYQSEVTVTNSGDVPMLGWMVNWNLPTGQSVNSLWNGNATYSGQGVMVHNADWNGSLAPGATATFGYVVSGGSADTATDLPCQVG, via the coding sequence ATGAGCATGAAAGCGTTCCCCACACGCGCCAGAGCTCTGCTGCTCGTGCTGGTCTCGTTGCTCGCCACGGTTCCCGCCATGGGGCTCGTGCTGTCCACGAGTGGGCGGGCCGAGGCTCACGGCACTCCCATGAAGCCCGCCAGCCGTACCTTCCTGTGCTGGCAGGACGGGCTCACCGACACCGGTGAGATCAAGCCCGTCAACCCCGCCTGTCGGGCCGCCCAACAGGTCAGCGGGACAACGCCGTTCTACAACTGGTTCTCCGTGCTGCGTTCCGACGGCGCGGGCCGCACCAAGGGCTTCGTGCCCGACGGTGAGCTGTGCAGCGGCGGGAACACCAACTTCACCGGGTTCAACCTGCCGCGCAACGACTGGCCGTTGACCCACCTCACCTCGGGCGCGAGTGTCGACTTCTCCTACAACGCCTGGGCCGCGCACCCGGGTTGGTTCTACGTGTACGTCACGAAGGACGGCTTCGACCCGACGAAGGCGCTCACCTGGAACGACATGGAGAGCACCCCGTTCCTGAGCGTCGACCACCCGCCGCTCAACGGCACCCCGGGCACGGTCGAGGCCAACTACTCCTGGAACGGCAAGCTTCCGGCCGGCAAGTCAGGGCGGCACATCATCTACATGGTGTGGCAGCGCTCGGACAGCGCGGAGACCTTCTACTCCTGCTCCGACGTCGTCTTCGACGGCGGCAACGGCGAGGTGACCGGCATCCACGACCCGGGCAACCCCAGCGAGCCCGTGCCCGGCAAGTGTGTCGCCAGCCGCCGGACCACCGGGAGTTGGAGCGGTGGCTACCAGTCCGAGGTCACCGTCACCAACAGCGGTGACGTGCCGATGCTGGGGTGGATGGTCAACTGGAACCTCCCCACCGGGCAGTCCGTGAACAGCCTCTGGAACGGCAACGCCACCTACTCGGGGCAGGGCGTGATGGTCCACAACGCCGACTGGAACGGGTCGTTGGCTCCAGGGGCCACCGCTACCTTCGGGTATGTCGTCTCGGGCGGCAGCGCTGATACCGCCACCGATCTGCCCTGTCAGGTCGGTTGA